Proteins from a single region of Paraglaciecola sp. T6c:
- a CDS encoding 2-dehydro-3-deoxygalactonokinase produces the protein MIDFNRAVLICVDWGSSNLRAYLIDGMGEVLARLQSDKGVLNFSAGQYGPELSGLLQPWLREKAVPVMLAGMVGSAQGWQDAGYVACPATLADLAKNLCSVANSVAHDRQRQPYIVPGVKGLSNFGQVDVMRGEEVQIFGALCATYPNAVQATPLVCLPGTHSKWAQVTMAPIEASGLSSNSIALSHITQFSTYMTGELFALLNTHSILGKMCQHVANPENTNSGEMFDGEAFDEGVKTARAPGSLLHKLFSARSKVLNNDLLASGVHSYLSGMLIGTEVFDMLSVYQPNDINTAENTNSGGPHTQIILVGAPALSKLYKRVIASTSLNVRCVDAETASCLGMLNIAKVAGKL, from the coding sequence TTGGGGCAGCTCTAACTTACGCGCTTATCTTATTGATGGCATGGGTGAGGTATTAGCACGCCTGCAAAGCGATAAAGGAGTGTTGAATTTTAGCGCGGGGCAATATGGCCCTGAGTTGAGCGGGTTATTACAGCCGTGGCTGAGAGAGAAAGCAGTACCCGTTATGTTGGCGGGCATGGTAGGCAGCGCCCAAGGTTGGCAGGATGCAGGTTATGTTGCTTGCCCAGCCACACTGGCTGACTTAGCCAAAAATTTATGCTCGGTAGCAAATTCAGTAGCCCATGATAGACAGCGACAACCCTATATTGTGCCTGGCGTAAAAGGACTGTCCAATTTCGGCCAAGTCGACGTGATGCGCGGGGAAGAGGTGCAAATTTTTGGGGCGCTATGCGCAACTTATCCAAATGCCGTCCAAGCAACCCCACTTGTGTGTTTGCCGGGCACTCATTCTAAATGGGCGCAGGTTACGATGGCACCTATCGAGGCTAGCGGCCTTAGCAGTAATAGCATTGCGCTCTCTCACATTACCCAGTTCAGTACTTATATGACAGGGGAATTGTTTGCGCTACTCAACACCCATAGTATTTTAGGCAAAATGTGTCAGCACGTTGCTAATCCTGAAAATACCAATAGCGGCGAGATGTTTGATGGTGAAGCCTTTGATGAAGGGGTAAAAACCGCCCGCGCACCAGGTTCGTTACTACACAAATTATTCAGCGCGCGCAGCAAAGTACTGAATAACGATTTGCTCGCCTCGGGTGTGCACAGTTATTTGTCAGGAATGCTGATTGGCACCGAAGTGTTTGACATGCTCAGTGTGTATCAACCCAATGATATCAATACTGCCGAAAATACTAATTCAGGGGGGCCTCATACTCAGATTATCCTTGTGGGAGCGCCCGCACTGAGCAAACTTTATAAGCGAGTAATTGCCAGCACATCCCTCAATGTACGCTGCGTTGATGCTGAAACTGCATCTTGCTTGGGCATGCTCAATATTGCCAAAGTCGCCGGTAAATTGTAG
- a CDS encoding 2-dehydro-3-deoxy-6-phosphogalactonate aldolase, which translates to MSSMTLQAAMNALPLVAILRGITPDEVIPVARALKAEGFNIIEVPLNSPQPLESIKRLVEVFGDELIIGAGTVLSCAQVDQVQAVGGRIIISPNVNADVIRHAKAKGLYSVPGFYTVSEAFSAIEAGADGIKLFPADTLGAAGLKGMMAVLPKDVPVLPVGGVSNETMSGFVDVGAGGFGLGSGLYKAGMTVEQVTENAQGYVRACRAAQAKTKGN; encoded by the coding sequence ATGAGTTCAATGACATTACAAGCCGCCATGAATGCACTGCCACTGGTTGCTATTTTACGTGGGATCACCCCAGATGAAGTCATCCCAGTGGCCAGAGCATTGAAAGCTGAAGGGTTTAATATTATTGAGGTACCGCTCAATTCACCTCAACCCTTAGAAAGCATTAAGCGCTTAGTCGAGGTCTTTGGTGATGAGTTGATTATCGGCGCAGGCACTGTTTTAAGCTGCGCGCAGGTTGACCAAGTTCAGGCTGTGGGTGGTCGCATTATTATTTCACCCAATGTTAACGCCGATGTTATACGCCATGCAAAAGCCAAAGGTCTGTATTCAGTGCCTGGTTTTTACACGGTATCAGAAGCGTTTAGCGCCATTGAGGCGGGGGCCGATGGGATAAAGCTCTTCCCGGCTGATACGCTAGGGGCTGCAGGCCTTAAGGGCATGATGGCCGTGTTACCCAAAGACGTACCCGTGTTACCTGTAGGCGGTGTATCAAATGAAACCATGAGTGGCTTTGTTGACGTTGGCGCGGGTGGTTTTGGTTTGGGCTCAGGCTTATATAAAGCCGGCATGACTGTGGAGCAAGTCACTGAAAATGCTCAAGGGTATGTACGTGCATGTC